The following proteins come from a genomic window of Deltaproteobacteria bacterium:
- a CDS encoding TRAP transporter small permease subunit → MKGFLKTIDRISEQSGKAISFLIIFLVVVILFEIFARYLFNSPTIWAHEIAQMIYGAYVILLGAYVLRRGGHVNVEILYGRFRPRTRAIIDLFTWLLFFYFCGLLLWKGGGMAWDSFKVLETEPTVFAPPVYPIKMMIPLGALLILLQGLAKFIRDLTLAITGKEEEA, encoded by the coding sequence ATGAAAGGATTCCTCAAAACCATCGACCGGATCAGCGAACAATCGGGGAAAGCGATAAGTTTTTTAATTATTTTCCTGGTTGTTGTCATCCTCTTCGAGATCTTTGCCCGCTACTTGTTCAATAGCCCGACCATCTGGGCCCACGAGATTGCCCAGATGATATACGGTGCCTATGTGATCCTGCTGGGGGCGTACGTCCTCCGGCGGGGGGGACATGTGAACGTCGAAATCCTCTACGGGCGCTTCCGGCCCCGGACAAGGGCGATCATTGATCTGTTCACCTGGTTACTTTTCTTTTACTTCTGCGGCTTGCTTCTTTGGAAGGGTGGGGGAATGGCCTGGGACTCCTTCAAGGTCCTGGAAACCGAGCCCACAGTTTTTGCGCCTCCAGTCTACCCCATCAAAATGATGATCCCCCTAGGGGCGCTCCTAATCCTGCTGCAGGGTCTGGCCAAATTCATCAGGGATCTCACTTTAGCTATTACGGGAAAGGAGGAAGAGGCATGA
- a CDS encoding RNA methyltransferase: protein MITSKGNPKVKEICLLKQAQHRHARGEYFIEGMRLVEEALQHPGQFRKIVYSPRLEDKARGAALLSAARKKIQDAEWLYVSDEVMERICDTQSHQGILAVLEMKERSWEEIYKRDGIILLLSGLQDPGNLGTIFRVAEAGAAAGVILSQDMIDPYNPKVVRASMGSLFRVPFLQDQEMEDCLKKLRSQGYRLWATTVQGGRSFWEIDFSQPTAVLFGQEGAGLSQNLLEEADGLFTIPMAPGVDSLNVAMAAGLVIYEASRQKRERIATERSAILDKESNL from the coding sequence ATGATCACTTCAAAAGGAAACCCCAAGGTTAAAGAGATTTGTCTGCTCAAGCAGGCCCAACACCGTCATGCTCGCGGAGAATACTTCATCGAAGGGATGCGCTTGGTGGAAGAGGCCTTACAACACCCTGGGCAGTTCCGCAAGATAGTCTACAGCCCCCGGCTGGAAGATAAAGCGCGGGGAGCCGCATTACTCTCTGCCGCCCGAAAAAAAATCCAAGATGCAGAGTGGCTCTACGTCAGCGATGAAGTGATGGAAAGGATCTGCGATACCCAAAGCCATCAGGGAATTTTAGCCGTCTTGGAGATGAAGGAAAGAAGCTGGGAAGAAATCTACAAGAGGGATGGAATCATTCTCCTTTTATCCGGGCTCCAAGACCCGGGGAACCTGGGGACGATTTTCCGGGTGGCAGAAGCCGGTGCGGCTGCCGGCGTGATTTTAAGCCAGGACATGATTGACCCTTACAACCCCAAGGTAGTGCGAGCCTCCATGGGTAGCCTTTTTCGGGTACCTTTTCTGCAAGATCAAGAAATGGAGGATTGCCTGAAAAAATTGCGTTCCCAAGGCTATCGACTTTGGGCCACAACGGTTCAAGGGGGGCGATCCTTTTGGGAGATTGATTTCTCTCAGCCGACTGCCGTCCTTTTCGGTCAGGAAGGTGCAGGATTGTCTCAAAATTTGCTGGAAGAGGCCGATGGATTGTTCACCATCCCTATGGCTCCAGGCGTCGACTCCTTGAATGTAGCCATGGCCGCGGGACTGGTGATTTATGAAGCCTCGCGCCAGAAAAGAGAAAGAATTGCCACAGAAAGAAGTGCCATTCTTGACAAAGAATCAAATTTATGA
- a CDS encoding TRAP transporter large permease subunit yields MSIEVITLLLFGSLILFLALGLPLAFVLGGVGVVGCYFLWGPKGLFVAAAQTYGAMGKFSLLAIPLFIFMAMILERAGVADDLYAMMHRWMGPVRGGLAMGTVLICAIFAAMSGVSATATVSMGLIALPAMLKRKYDKIMAMGCICGGGALGILIPPSVPMIIYATLTGESIGGLFAGGILPGLLLTLIFILYIGIRCFLQPALGPALPKEERATWEEKFTSLRAVVLPIMIILMVLGSIYAGVCTATEAAALGCLGAIISAAVYRKLNWQMFKESCFRTASLTAMIIWILIGAYCFTSVYTGTGAHELMEHLLLSIPGGRYAILFTMQIVFFILGCILDPAGIIMICTPVFVPVIKALGFDPLWFGVLFIMNMEMGYLTPPFGFNLFYMKAIAPPGVTMTDIYRSIVPFVILQGIGLVIVIIFPQIALWLPSLMNR; encoded by the coding sequence ATGAGTATCGAGGTCATTACCCTCCTCCTCTTCGGCTCCCTCATTCTCTTCCTCGCCCTGGGGCTTCCGCTGGCTTTCGTCCTGGGCGGAGTGGGCGTAGTGGGCTGCTATTTCCTCTGGGGCCCCAAAGGTCTCTTTGTCGCCGCCGCCCAGACCTACGGCGCGATGGGTAAATTTTCTCTCCTGGCCATCCCCCTTTTCATTTTCATGGCCATGATTCTGGAGCGGGCCGGAGTGGCCGATGATCTTTACGCCATGATGCACCGCTGGATGGGGCCTGTGCGAGGAGGGTTGGCCATGGGCACGGTGCTGATTTGCGCCATTTTCGCAGCCATGTCCGGTGTCAGCGCCACGGCGACCGTATCCATGGGCCTCATTGCCCTTCCGGCAATGCTCAAACGCAAATACGATAAAATTATGGCCATGGGATGCATTTGCGGTGGAGGAGCGCTGGGGATCCTCATTCCCCCCAGCGTGCCCATGATTATCTATGCCACCCTAACCGGGGAATCGATCGGCGGATTGTTCGCCGGAGGTATTCTCCCAGGCCTTCTCCTTACCCTGATATTCATCCTTTACATTGGCATCCGCTGTTTCTTGCAGCCCGCTCTCGGTCCTGCTCTTCCAAAGGAGGAGAGGGCCACATGGGAAGAGAAATTCACCTCCCTGAGGGCGGTGGTTCTGCCCATCATGATCATCCTGATGGTCTTGGGGTCCATTTACGCGGGGGTCTGCACGGCTACCGAGGCAGCAGCTTTGGGTTGCCTCGGTGCGATCATCTCGGCGGCAGTTTACCGCAAGCTGAACTGGCAGATGTTCAAAGAGTCCTGCTTCCGGACGGCCAGCCTCACGGCCATGATCATCTGGATTCTCATCGGGGCGTACTGCTTCACCTCGGTTTACACGGGTACGGGGGCCCACGAATTGATGGAGCACTTATTATTATCCATCCCCGGAGGGCGCTATGCCATCCTGTTCACCATGCAAATTGTCTTTTTTATCCTGGGATGCATCCTGGACCCGGCGGGGATCATCATGATCTGCACCCCGGTTTTTGTACCGGTCATCAAGGCCCTCGGCTTCGACCCTCTGTGGTTCGGTGTTCTCTTTATCATGAACATGGAGATGGGCTACCTGACCCCTCCCTTTGGGTTTAACCTTTTTTACATGAAGGCCATTGCCCCTCCCGGCGTAACCATGACGGATATCTATCGATCCATCGTACCTTTTGTGATCCTTCAAGGGATTGGACTGGTGATCGTCATCATTTTTCCCCAAATCGCTCTCTGGCTTCCGAGCCTGATGAACCGGTAA
- the xseA gene encoding exodeoxyribonuclease VII large subunit has translation MNSFRPTYTVSQLTLEIKTLLEHNFEYLWLEGEISNLRLPSSGHLYFTLKDEFSQIRGVMFKLQNRILKFDPVDGLQVLCYGRLSVYEPRGEYQIIVDYMEPKGRGALQLAFEQLKEKLSNEGLFDPGHKKPLPHLPRKIGIVTSPTGAAIRDILQIIDRRFANVAILLYPVRVQGPGAAQEIAQAITELSQWPQIDVIIVGRGGGSLEDLWAFNEEVVARAIFHSRVPIISAVGHEIDFTLADFVADLRAPTPSAAAELVVRNKVEIVQSLENLRGRLAHAGRVFAESKRERLQSLLHRLADPRKKLADQRLRLDDFFFRLASTIHRNLSQKNDLRRLKVETLLLLHPGRRVVEYSHRLSQLFRQLTMAQQVAMRLFRQKTQGWVGKLQTLSPLAILARGYSIASLLPSHEIIRQASSVKVNDQVEVKVHRGEFIARVEEVKEKQEDEQPSTKTNNHP, from the coding sequence ATGAATTCCTTCCGTCCTACCTACACTGTTTCTCAGTTGACGCTGGAGATTAAAACGCTCTTAGAGCACAATTTTGAGTACCTTTGGCTGGAAGGAGAAATTTCTAATCTTCGTCTTCCCAGCTCGGGTCATCTTTACTTTACTTTGAAAGACGAGTTCTCCCAGATTCGGGGGGTGATGTTTAAGTTACAAAACCGGATTCTAAAATTCGATCCAGTCGACGGTTTACAGGTATTATGTTACGGGCGACTTTCGGTCTATGAGCCCCGGGGTGAATATCAAATTATCGTGGATTACATGGAACCCAAGGGCCGGGGAGCACTACAGTTGGCCTTCGAGCAATTGAAGGAGAAACTATCTAACGAAGGCCTCTTCGACCCAGGGCATAAAAAGCCCTTGCCCCATCTCCCCCGGAAAATTGGCATCGTAACCTCTCCCACGGGCGCGGCGATTCGGGACATTCTCCAGATCATCGATCGTCGCTTTGCTAACGTGGCCATCCTGCTCTATCCTGTTCGAGTGCAGGGTCCAGGAGCTGCTCAAGAGATTGCCCAAGCCATCACCGAACTCAGCCAGTGGCCGCAAATCGATGTCATCATCGTTGGGCGGGGGGGAGGTTCCTTAGAAGACCTGTGGGCCTTCAACGAGGAGGTCGTCGCTCGGGCCATCTTCCATTCCCGGGTTCCCATCATATCGGCCGTTGGCCATGAAATTGATTTTACGCTTGCTGATTTTGTTGCCGACCTGCGCGCTCCAACCCCTTCAGCAGCGGCTGAGCTCGTGGTCCGGAATAAAGTTGAAATCGTCCAATCTCTGGAAAATTTAAGGGGTCGCCTGGCCCATGCCGGTCGGGTCTTTGCGGAGTCAAAACGGGAACGGCTCCAATCCCTTCTTCACCGTTTGGCTGACCCGAGAAAAAAACTTGCTGATCAACGGCTGCGTCTGGATGACTTTTTCTTCCGGCTCGCCAGCACCATCCACCGGAATCTATCCCAAAAAAACGATCTGCGCAGGCTGAAGGTGGAGACCCTCCTTCTCCTCCATCCGGGACGGCGGGTCGTAGAATATTCTCACCGCCTTAGTCAATTATTCCGGCAGCTGACCATGGCCCAACAGGTTGCCATGCGCCTGTTTCGCCAGAAGACGCAGGGATGGGTGGGAAAGCTTCAGACCTTGAGTCCCCTGGCGATTTTGGCAAGAGGGTATAGTATTGCTTCGCTCCTTCCCTCCCATGAGATCATCCGCCAGGCCTCGAGTGTAAAGGTAAATGATCAAGTGGAAGTAAAAGTTCATCGAGGAGAATTCATCGCCAGGGTGGAAGAAGTGAAAGAAAAGCAGGAAGACGAACAACCATCCACAAAGACGAACAACCATCCTTGA
- the dctP gene encoding TRAP transporter substrate-binding protein DctP, giving the protein MQKRLISLILIGFLTIFVATAAFAQQPATGKVIKWRFQSHWPAGSASFKPLKDFFDQKLTKLTDGRLQITLYPAAALVPTKELFDSCRQGTVDGGTGSPAYWMTIIPLAAVSGNCPMTFREPWEGLYFHYVLGFEDMLKEAHAKHNILYYTEKIYPTAMIGKKPIRKIEDFKGYKIRSSGAIATMLKELGAAPSLIPGEELYLALQTGVVEGAHWGAAGGALTMKFCEVAKYYIQPNLAMSGTDVIIINKDAFNALPKDLQVTLDLALKERVWHRTHEYIMDEINALETMKKNFKVTVSTLPPEDQKKMMKVAVKQWDTVAAKDPGAAKAVGMLKDFLRKLDYLD; this is encoded by the coding sequence ATGCAAAAAAGATTAATTAGCCTAATTCTAATCGGGTTTTTAACAATCTTCGTCGCAACGGCTGCATTCGCCCAGCAACCGGCAACCGGAAAGGTGATTAAATGGAGGTTCCAGTCTCACTGGCCAGCGGGTAGCGCTTCCTTTAAACCCCTAAAAGATTTCTTCGACCAGAAACTGACCAAACTCACCGATGGGCGGTTGCAAATTACTCTCTATCCCGCGGCTGCCCTTGTCCCTACCAAAGAGCTATTCGATTCTTGCCGGCAAGGTACCGTGGATGGCGGAACGGGAAGTCCAGCCTACTGGATGACCATCATTCCTCTGGCGGCGGTGTCAGGAAATTGCCCGATGACCTTCCGGGAACCATGGGAAGGGTTATATTTTCATTATGTTCTCGGTTTTGAAGATATGCTGAAGGAGGCTCATGCCAAACATAACATCCTCTATTACACGGAGAAGATTTACCCCACGGCAATGATCGGGAAAAAGCCCATCCGGAAAATTGAGGATTTTAAAGGGTACAAAATCCGTTCATCCGGAGCTATCGCAACCATGTTGAAAGAATTGGGCGCGGCACCTAGCTTAATACCCGGAGAGGAGCTTTATTTAGCCCTGCAAACAGGAGTGGTCGAGGGGGCTCACTGGGGAGCGGCCGGTGGGGCGCTGACGATGAAATTCTGCGAGGTAGCTAAATACTACATCCAGCCTAACTTGGCCATGTCCGGCACAGATGTTATCATCATCAATAAAGATGCCTTCAATGCTCTGCCGAAAGACTTGCAGGTGACCCTCGATTTAGCCCTCAAGGAGCGCGTCTGGCACCGGACCCATGAATACATCATGGACGAGATAAACGCCCTGGAAACCATGAAGAAGAATTTCAAGGTTACTGTCTCCACCCTCCCCCCCGAAGACCAGAAAAAAATGATGAAAGTAGCCGTGAAACAGTGGGATACGGTGGCGGCCAAAGATCCCGGCGCGGCTAAGGCCGTCGGCATGCTGAAAGATTTCCTCCGTAAGCTGGATTACCTCGATTGA
- the dxs gene encoding 1-deoxy-D-xylulose-5-phosphate synthase, which produces MGRLLQLIDSPADLRKMRIADLPLLAQEIREEIISTVSKIGGHLASSLGVVELTLALHYVFDTPQDRLIWDVGHQTYAHKLITGRRETFSTLRQCGGISGFPRREESHYDAFGTGHSGTSISAALGMAQARCLRGEGHKVIAVIGDGSMTAGLAFEGLNQAGAMDKDLIVILNDNELSISPNVGALSSYLNRLMTGQFATRFRDEIKGFLKHLPGIGDPALKWAKYAEESLKGFFLPGLLFEELGFKYVGPLPGHKIEALIENFRNIKKLHGPILVHVLTTKGKGYPPAEKDPVTFHGVGPFQAESGEIIQPKPGSLSYTQVFGQTMVKLARENPRLVGITAAMPQGTGLDAFAAEFPERFYDVGIAEQHGITFAAGLAAEGFIPVVAIYSTFLQRAYDQILHDVCLQKLPVVLAMDRGGIVGSDGPTHHGLFDFSFLRHIPHLIVMAPKDENELQHMLKTAVNCGHPVSLRYPRGNGWGGYLDPEMKELPIGKAEVLEQGKDVVILAVGSTVRPALEAASQLHNHGMEATVVNGRFIKPLDGELICSLAAESKRMITVEENALQGGFGSAVLELLEERGLVGVQVKRLGIPDIFVEHGTQEALRHKYCLDAEGIYRAVEAFF; this is translated from the coding sequence ATGGGACGCTTGTTGCAATTGATCGATAGCCCAGCGGACCTACGTAAAATGCGTATAGCGGACCTTCCTCTGCTTGCCCAGGAAATTCGGGAGGAAATCATCAGCACGGTTTCCAAAATTGGCGGGCATTTGGCTTCCAGCCTGGGGGTGGTCGAGTTGACCCTGGCCCTTCATTATGTTTTCGATACTCCGCAGGATCGCCTGATTTGGGACGTTGGCCATCAAACTTACGCCCACAAGCTTATTACGGGCCGGCGGGAAACCTTTTCTACCTTGCGCCAGTGCGGGGGAATTAGTGGGTTTCCCCGCCGGGAAGAAAGCCATTATGACGCTTTCGGAACAGGGCACTCGGGTACCTCCATCTCGGCGGCTCTGGGAATGGCCCAGGCCCGTTGTTTGCGGGGAGAAGGCCATAAGGTGATCGCTGTTATCGGCGATGGGTCCATGACCGCTGGCTTAGCCTTCGAGGGTTTAAACCAAGCTGGAGCCATGGATAAGGATTTAATCGTTATCCTCAACGATAACGAACTGTCTATTTCGCCCAACGTCGGTGCTCTCTCCTCCTACCTGAACCGCTTGATGACGGGTCAATTCGCTACTCGTTTCCGGGACGAGATTAAAGGCTTCCTCAAACATCTTCCCGGAATTGGCGATCCAGCTCTGAAATGGGCGAAATACGCCGAAGAATCCCTCAAGGGATTCTTCCTTCCGGGATTACTTTTTGAGGAACTCGGCTTTAAGTACGTTGGCCCTTTGCCCGGCCACAAGATCGAGGCACTGATTGAAAACTTTCGCAACATCAAGAAACTTCATGGCCCTATCCTTGTCCATGTCCTCACGACCAAAGGGAAGGGATATCCTCCGGCAGAAAAAGACCCTGTAACTTTCCATGGGGTCGGACCTTTCCAGGCTGAATCAGGAGAGATCATCCAGCCCAAACCAGGATCTCTTTCCTATACCCAAGTCTTTGGGCAAACTATGGTAAAGCTGGCCAGGGAGAATCCCCGATTGGTCGGCATAACGGCCGCTATGCCCCAGGGAACGGGTCTGGATGCCTTTGCAGCGGAATTTCCCGAACGGTTTTACGATGTGGGCATTGCCGAGCAACACGGGATTACCTTTGCCGCGGGTTTGGCGGCCGAAGGGTTCATCCCGGTGGTGGCCATTTATTCAACTTTCCTGCAGCGGGCCTACGACCAAATCCTGCACGACGTCTGCTTGCAGAAGCTTCCCGTGGTCCTGGCCATGGACCGTGGCGGCATTGTCGGTTCCGATGGACCGACGCATCACGGTCTTTTTGACTTTTCTTTTCTGCGCCATATTCCGCATCTCATCGTCATGGCCCCCAAGGATGAAAATGAGCTCCAGCATATGCTCAAAACAGCTGTCAATTGCGGCCATCCAGTCTCCTTGCGTTATCCCCGGGGAAACGGCTGGGGGGGTTACTTGGATCCAGAAATGAAAGAATTGCCTATCGGCAAGGCGGAAGTGCTGGAGCAGGGGAAAGATGTTGTCATCCTGGCCGTCGGTTCTACCGTTCGGCCTGCTTTGGAGGCGGCTTCTCAGCTTCACAACCACGGCATGGAAGCCACGGTGGTCAATGGCCGATTCATCAAGCCCCTGGATGGAGAATTAATCTGTTCCCTGGCTGCGGAGTCCAAGCGGATGATTACGGTCGAAGAGAATGCGCTCCAAGGAGGATTCGGCAGCGCCGTCCTGGAGCTCTTGGAAGAAAGAGGTCTCGTTGGGGTTCAAGTCAAACGCTTGGGCATCCCAGACATCTTCGTAGAACATGGAACCCAGGAGGCCCTGCGGCATAAATACTGCCTCGATGCTGAAGGGATTTACCGGGCCGTAGAAGCGTTCTTTTAA
- a CDS encoding polyprenyl synthetase family protein, which translates to MNLQKYIQRRRRMIDRALERWVPGEHEFPPQIHQAMRYSLFAGGKRIRPILTLAAAEAVGGRAADALPLACSLELIHTYSLIHDDLPAMDNDDLRRGKPTSHKIFGEALAILTGDALLSEAFHLMSRPDLMKKVSSHRRLRAISQVARAVGSLGMVGGQAMDIISQGKGMEKHLLEYIHSHKTGALIAAAMSAGAIVGGASTREYRALNGYGEKLGLAFQIIDDLLDVHGEVRKLGKAVRKDQIQKKATYPTFFGVSDSRRQADCLVQEALAYLKPLNWRANPLREIAQFILTRSN; encoded by the coding sequence TTGAACCTGCAGAAATACATCCAGCGCCGGCGGCGGATGATCGATAGAGCTTTGGAGCGTTGGGTTCCCGGCGAGCATGAGTTTCCCCCTCAGATCCACCAAGCCATGCGCTACAGCCTCTTTGCCGGAGGAAAACGGATCCGTCCCATCCTGACGTTAGCTGCGGCCGAGGCTGTTGGCGGGCGGGCGGCGGATGCGCTTCCTTTAGCCTGCTCCCTGGAGCTCATCCACACCTACTCCTTGATCCATGATGACCTCCCGGCCATGGATAACGACGACCTACGCCGGGGGAAACCCACCAGCCACAAAATTTTTGGAGAGGCTTTGGCCATTCTAACCGGGGATGCACTGCTGAGCGAGGCCTTTCATCTTATGTCCCGGCCTGACCTGATGAAGAAAGTTTCTTCTCATCGACGTTTACGGGCGATAAGCCAAGTTGCCCGGGCAGTCGGCTCGCTGGGAATGGTTGGCGGGCAGGCCATGGATATTATTTCCCAGGGAAAAGGGATGGAAAAGCACCTCCTGGAATACATCCACAGCCACAAGACCGGTGCTCTGATTGCTGCTGCCATGAGTGCCGGGGCCATCGTTGGCGGGGCTTCAACCCGAGAATACAGGGCTTTGAACGGTTACGGAGAAAAACTTGGGTTAGCGTTTCAGATCATCGATGATCTCCTCGATGTTCACGGAGAGGTACGGAAGCTCGGCAAGGCCGTCCGCAAGGATCAAATTCAAAAAAAGGCTACCTACCCAACATTCTTCGGAGTCAGCGATTCTCGCCGCCAGGCTGATTGCTTGGTGCAAGAAGCCCTCGCCTACCTAAAACCCCTCAACTGGCGCGCCAACCCTTTACGAGAAATCGCCCAATTCATCTTAACGAGATCGAACTAA
- a CDS encoding diacylglycerol kinase family lipid kinase, producing MLEEIPRKIKIIVNPKAGGGKGRKMFPLLRQKLLDRKISFHLQFSESAEHITHLARQAQGEGYNLIISCGGDGTAHHALQAMVGSRGVMGFIPLGTGNDFPGNLGIGENLDFACDLLLKGKVRKMDVIQVNSGPYMAGVGGVGFDSEVKAIANKLSRFLSGKAAYVLPVLLKTITYRPKEISLRLDNENLQGPILMVAFGNIKSYGKGMQITPLAEPDDGLLDVCWIDPVKTFRLYRFFPTVFAGEHIAMPEVHYYRSSIARVESLVPLDLYGDGELLGQTPFTLRVLPQALRVLVP from the coding sequence TTGCTGGAAGAGATTCCCAGAAAAATTAAGATCATCGTCAACCCCAAAGCCGGCGGGGGGAAAGGGCGAAAAATGTTTCCTTTGCTCCGCCAAAAGCTATTGGATCGAAAAATCTCCTTTCATCTTCAGTTCTCGGAGAGCGCTGAACATATAACCCACTTAGCCCGCCAGGCCCAGGGGGAAGGTTACAATTTGATCATATCTTGCGGAGGCGATGGCACGGCTCACCATGCCCTTCAGGCCATGGTCGGGAGCCGAGGGGTCATGGGCTTTATTCCCCTGGGAACAGGAAACGATTTCCCGGGAAACCTGGGCATCGGGGAAAATCTGGATTTTGCTTGCGACCTCCTTCTAAAAGGCAAGGTTCGCAAGATGGACGTGATCCAGGTCAATTCCGGGCCTTATATGGCCGGAGTGGGTGGCGTGGGTTTTGACTCCGAAGTGAAGGCTATCGCCAACAAACTCAGCCGTTTCTTAAGCGGAAAAGCTGCCTACGTCCTCCCGGTGCTTTTAAAGACCATTACCTATCGGCCCAAAGAAATATCCCTGCGCCTGGATAATGAAAATCTACAAGGTCCGATATTAATGGTGGCCTTCGGGAATATTAAAAGTTACGGCAAGGGCATGCAAATTACTCCCCTCGCCGAACCAGACGATGGACTTTTGGACGTCTGTTGGATTGATCCGGTCAAAACATTCCGTCTCTATCGCTTTTTTCCCACTGTCTTTGCCGGGGAACACATAGCCATGCCCGAAGTCCATTATTACCGCTCTTCGATCGCCCGGGTGGAATCTTTGGTTCCGCTGGACCTGTATGGAGACGGCGAATTGCTCGGCCAGACGCCTTTTACCCTGCGCGTCCTTCCCCAGGCTCTGCGAGTACTTGTCCCATGA
- a CDS encoding exodeoxyribonuclease VII small subunit → MAEQKFEDAFQKLEAIVKKLEEGNLSLEESLKAFEEGVRLSRFCSKKLDEAEKKVEILLKDSNGRLVPKPFSLDAEED, encoded by the coding sequence GTGGCGGAACAGAAATTCGAGGATGCTTTCCAGAAATTAGAAGCGATTGTCAAGAAACTCGAGGAGGGGAATCTCAGCCTGGAAGAGTCCCTTAAAGCTTTCGAGGAAGGTGTACGCCTATCCCGCTTTTGTTCCAAAAAGTTGGATGAGGCCGAGAAGAAGGTGGAAATTCTTCTGAAAGACAGTAACGGACGCCTCGTTCCTAAACCCTTCTCCTTGGATGCAGAAGAGGATTGA
- a CDS encoding peptide-binding protein yields the protein MERWGGRKIGHSKWALLIGISLFLLSTVLSVGCDKSEERPLHPGGEQGLADSGHPAYGDLLIQGSIGDASNLIPMLASDSASHGISGLIFNGLVKYDQDLNLVGDLAESWEVSKDGLTITFKLRQGVKWQDGIEFTADDVLFGFRTIINPNTRTAYAGDFKEVKEAQVVDHYTFRVTYKRPFAPGLSSWGSLVVLPRHLLEGKDINTTPFSRKPIGMGPYLFKEWKTGEKIVLQANPNYFEGHPYIDGFIYRIIPDPATMFLELKAGGLDYMGLTPLQYKRQTDTYQMRRDFRQYKFLAFAYTYLGYNLKDWKFQDRRVRQAITYAIDKEEIIAGVLLGLGLTATGPYKPDTQWYNPKVRKYPYDVEKAKKLLADAGWKDSGKNGLLKRDGKPFEFTILTNQGNELRAKCAEIIQRRLGMIGIKVKIRTVEWAAFINDFIDKKNFEAVILGWTLGQDPDIYDIWHSSKVGEKELNFISYQNQEVDALLEKGRYTFDSKVRKACYDRIQEILAEDQPYTFLFVPYALPIISARFQGIKPAPAGIDYNMHKWYVPKPQQRYVLKP from the coding sequence ATGGAGAGATGGGGAGGGAGAAAAATCGGCCATTCAAAATGGGCTCTCCTCATTGGTATATCCCTTTTCCTTTTATCCACTGTGCTTTCCGTGGGGTGCGACAAGTCGGAAGAGAGACCTTTGCACCCGGGGGGCGAGCAGGGCCTTGCCGATTCAGGGCACCCGGCCTATGGGGACCTCCTGATCCAGGGGTCCATCGGCGACGCCAGTAACCTCATCCCCATGCTGGCCTCGGACTCTGCCTCTCATGGTATCTCCGGATTGATCTTCAACGGCCTGGTGAAATACGACCAAGACCTGAACCTGGTAGGTGACCTGGCTGAATCCTGGGAAGTCTCCAAGGACGGGTTGACCATTACCTTTAAATTGCGCCAGGGGGTGAAGTGGCAGGACGGGATAGAATTCACGGCCGATGATGTGCTGTTCGGCTTTAGGACCATTATCAACCCGAATACGCGCACAGCCTACGCCGGGGATTTTAAGGAAGTTAAAGAGGCCCAGGTCGTCGATCACTACACCTTCCGAGTTACCTATAAACGACCCTTTGCCCCGGGGTTATCCAGTTGGGGGTCCCTGGTTGTTCTGCCCCGGCATCTGCTGGAGGGAAAGGACATCAATACTACGCCATTCAGCCGCAAACCCATCGGAATGGGTCCGTACCTTTTTAAGGAATGGAAGACCGGTGAGAAGATCGTCCTCCAGGCCAATCCCAATTACTTTGAAGGCCACCCTTACATTGACGGGTTTATCTACCGGATCATCCCCGACCCGGCTACTATGTTTTTGGAATTAAAGGCGGGTGGTCTCGACTATATGGGCCTCACGCCCTTGCAGTATAAGCGCCAAACCGATACTTACCAGATGCGCCGGGATTTCCGCCAGTATAAGTTCCTGGCTTTCGCTTACACCTATTTGGGTTACAACCTAAAAGACTGGAAGTTCCAGGATCGGCGCGTACGGCAAGCCATTACCTACGCCATCGATAAGGAAGAAATCATCGCCGGGGTTCTTCTCGGGTTGGGGTTGACCGCCACGGGTCCGTATAAGCCCGATACGCAATGGTATAATCCTAAGGTACGGAAATATCCATACGATGTAGAAAAAGCCAAGAAATTGCTCGCGGACGCCGGCTGGAAAGATTCAGGGAAAAATGGCCTGTTAAAGCGAGATGGAAAACCTTTTGAGTTCACTATACTGACCAATCAGGGCAATGAATTAAGGGCCAAATGTGCTGAGATTATTCAGAGGCGTTTAGGGATGATCGGGATCAAAGTGAAAATCCGCACGGTGGAATGGGCGGCATTCATCAATGACTTCATAGACAAGAAAAATTTTGAAGCGGTTATCTTGGGGTGGACGTTAGGGCAGGACCCGGATATCTATGACATTTGGCATTCCAGCAAGGTGGGAGAGAAGGAATTGAACTTCATCTCTTACCAGAACCAAGAGGTAGATGCCTTGTTGGAGAAAGGCCGGTACACCTTCGACTCCAAAGTGCGTAAAGCTTGTTACGATCGGATCCAAGAAATTCTGGCCGAAGACCAACCTTACACCTTTCTTTTCGTTCCGTATGCCCTGCCCATTATCAGTGCTCGTTTCCAAGGCATTAAGCCAGCCCCGGCGGGGATTGACTATAATATGCATAAGTGGTATGTACCCAAGCCCCAGCAACGTTACGTGCTCAAACCATAA